The DNA sequence GCCTTTTTTCTCTTTGTTAGTAGTTTTTATAAAGGTGGACTCGCAATATCATTAAAGTGCTTCCCACTTTGTCAGGCATGGTGTGCACAGGCTTCCGAATTCAATGATTTACTTGCTTGTTCCAGGTAGAATATTTTAAGCTACACTTAACAATTGTTTAGCTATATTTTCCGTGAAAGTGGATGGCAAGATGAAGGAGCTTTATTCCTCAATCCTTAACTTTATAACTGGTGGTTTTGTGTGTTTTTCGACCAATGAGATTGTGGACAAGGAGTTTATGTCTATCCATCTTCATATTACTCTAGCTTTGCAACTTAGATGTTACCAATATTATTTTAGTGAGATTGTTGGCATCTTTTGTATATATTTTACTTAGTAAAGGTATCTGAATTATTTAAGATTAAAAAAATTGTGATTTTGCAGTCCTAAAAATGCTATACTAACTCATctcttaaaataaaaatttataagtTTTAACCAGGTTGCTTCGAGTTTCCATTTTGACGACATATTTGGGCAAATTTGCTGTGTTTTTGTTCTTATCGTTTAGTTGGCTTAAGTGAGACTGCATGTTTTCCTTCTTCACACTCTGAATTGCAGGTCTTTTCAGCAACCATGGACCACTTTACTTTGTCAGTACAAAAACAAGTTTTTCGAAAATTGGCTTGACATGTCACATTGCTAAGATTCATAGCGAGGTACATTTGGTTTTTTTAAACTCTTTCTTCATGTTGCACATTATGTATAGAAACTAAAACTTTTAAATTCAGGCTTCAGTTGAAACGAATGCCAGAGAGATAAAAGACTATATCGAGGAACTCTATTGGGGTTCAGGGAAACGAGTAGTACTTCTTGGGCATAGTAAAGGTGGTGTAGATGCTGCAGCTGCTTTATCCATGTATTGGAATGATTTGAAAGATAAGGTTGCTGGGTTGGCATTAGCACAGAGCCCATATGGTGGTAGCCCAATAGCATCAGATATCCTGAGAGAAGGACAACTTGGTGATTATGTAAATATGCGGAAAGTGATGGAGCTCTTGATTTGTAATGTGATCAAGGTTTATCTTCTATTCTAATTCTTTTTATTAAGTTGCAAGGCATAAGGTTGAATTTTTGCTCATTCTGTGTGTTTTTTTTGTTGTATGTAGTTCTTGCATGATCATCTTTGGCACGTGATAagaattatatttatatatatatgttaatttACTATTAATATCAATAAGTTACTATATTGCCTGTATTTGCTTTGCACATATACACATAGATGTGCCAATTTGCTCACACGCACACAACACGCCCACTCTATCATTCTAGTTCAGTTTTCTTTAATCATTCTTTAGACTTTCTTAGATTTATATTACCTCAGACCTTATATTTGCTATAATATTTTTCTCCCTCACTGGTCAAGGACCTGCAACATTTACATATATGCTACTGATAAGAACAGAGGGTCTTAAATTTATATTAGCATTGATTATAGAAAAGCTGGAAAAGAATGGTATTGGGCTGTATTTCAAACAAGTTAACTTAAAACCATGACATTGATGAATGAACGCACTGATGCTTGGTAAAATATTATTCTTGGATATTTCATTGGTAATCAATAATTTTATTCTGAGGAATTATTTAAAGATATTCAAGTTATAATCTTAAACTTTTGAAGGGTGACATGCAAGCTCTGGAAGATTTAACATATGACAAGAGAAAAAGTTTTCTGAGGAAATACCACTTACCAAGGGAGCTCCCAGTGGTTTCCTTCCATACTGAAGCCAGCATTTCACCAGCAGTCTTGGCCACACTATCACGTGTTGCTCATGCAGAGCTACCGATGCTTGCACCTCTATCTGCAGGCCAAGCTGCAACCCTCCCAGTAGTCATGCCCCTCGGTGCTGTAATGGCTGCATGCGCCCAAATCCTTCAAATGAGATATAGCGAGAAGAGTGACGGGCTTGTTACCTGTCGTGATGCAGAAGTTCCGGGGTCAGTTGTAGTGAGACCAAAGCGCAAGTTGGATCATGCATGGATGGTTTATTCATCCCTGAATGACGACGTAGCTGAGGCAAATGCTTCTCAAGTGTGTGAAGCTCTTCTGGGCTTGCTAGTAGAAATTGgagagaagaaaaggaaagaattTTCCAAAAAAGTTGAATGAAGGGAATTTGCTTTTAGTCGTCCAACAAAAGTGAGCCTCTCTGAACTGCTTTTCTATCACTGATAAATCGATGAAAGAAAACCATGTGATGTAAGATTTAATTGAAACTCTTAGCTCTTTTATGCTGTTGATTATATAATTCCAGTTTTTTAGTTGTAATCTAAATTTTACCTTTTCTACTGAGATCGTTTGGGACTTCTAAAATCAGAGGGCAAAAAAGAGTGACATGAAGTGAAACAGAGCATCAGATCACGGGTACATGGGTAGAACTTAAATGCTTAGTTATCCAGACTTTGCTTCGAGTACCCGTGTCGGACACTTAACACTCGGACATGGGTATGTACACTTGGACACTTATTTTAGGTCAAAATCAtgtaaaattttcagaattttgcCGAGTCCGACACTTGGATACGAACCTGTCCGACACCCATACCCGAGTCCGGGTAACTTAGCTTGAATGAATATCCTTTACGAGTTACGACATTGTCTACCTCTCTATCAGCTGTTTGCCTCTTGTGCATATAATAAATCAAAACCTGCGTAGTCTAGCTCTCATCTGCTGTTTGATCCCTCTGTTAATATAAATCATCTGCACTATTACGCAATTGATTATTGAAGCTGCATTGAGTTTGTATTTTAGTGAAATGTGAAGTGACTTGTATTGACGTCTTGTGTGTATTGTGTAGACTGTTGTCCACAAAAATGACAAGAAGTGTGTTTATGTACTTGAAAATCAAAACACGAGCTAAGTGGTGCTCAAAAacattttattttgtttttaaacaTAAAgagttatttattaacaaatttacAACCTAATTACGTGAAAGTAACAATTTATACTTTAGTACAGTTAAACCTCGATGAAGTAataatcgataaagtaataacctCGCTAAAATAATATTGTTCTCCGGTCCCAGCATAATGGACACAGTGTATTTTTACTCCCGGTAAAGTAATAAACTCgctaaagtaatattttttcttggtcccgaccctattactttaaagaggtttaactgtAGTTACTACCAAAAGTAACAATTTTGTGAAATTATCAATTTTTTTTGTAGATCAATATATATAATAGGCTCAATTATTCAATAATGAACAAACTTGTATTGTATACAAACATTTATGAGCCTGTATATAGACGCAGCCATGATTTCTTGTCAATGTTATTGACAATTTCCGTAAACTATGTTCATGAAACTACTAAATTTAATTACAAATTTTGTAGGCAAATAATTTTAATCAGGTTTGGCCCGCTTATGAAATTAATTTTTAACGTGAAAATTTAGCATGCATATGAACCGAATCAAAATTTACTTTAAGTCAATATTGTGTGATTTAAATGTAAAATGACCGAGTACGGTTGGATAACTCAAATGACTAAGAGTTTATCTTTTGTTGTTCTGAATTCTGATTTCAAACCTCATTCACCAACAAGCAATATTGGTTCTTTTCTTCCTGACAAAATAATCGTAGTCTGTTTGGCAAAATTCAAGATTAAAATTACCACACAAAATCCAGACTGCTGCCTTTTAAAATTGATTTGAGATGTAGTCTAGAACAAAAAACATATTTTTTATACTTGCAACATGGCAAATGATGCAAGATACCGATTGAAGATGGACATCCCCACTATTGCAGGGAAATATTATTTCGAGATTATTTTTTTAATGTTGAGCTAAATTGTAGCATTTTGTATTAAACTATGGTACAAATTGTGAATGCATAGGATAAAACATTCTCAATTTCTCGACAACATGCAGGCAAAAATAGTTGGCAAAAAAAAAGCAGGCAAAAATGAGAAACCAACAGAAAAATGATAATTTTATGACTAGTAACTTTCAAAAGAaaaatttttaaattcaaaatgaGTAAACACCATAAACAGAAGATCTTTGTATCTGTAGCTGAAGGCTACCCAGGTGTTGAAGAAATAAACACCCTATAATTCAAAACAACGATATAAAGTATAGCTTGAATGCAAATAAGAGATAACTACAACCTCTTTTGCAAAATCCGGTAATTCATCTGACCAAAACAGTTATCATGGTCAACTGCAATGACTTACTGCTGGTTACATGCCACTCTAGGCATACCACCTGCCTCGTCTTCATCATCTTCATCGTAAGCTTCTTGCTTTCTTTGATGTTCCTTCCGCCTTAACTCTTCTTCCATATTCACATCATGCATGGTGGTTTCCTCGCAATCTTCCATATCAATGTCAGATGAGTGCTTTGTAGGTTTTACAGGCAAAACGGTCTCTAAACTTTTGCACTTCTCGGGTGAGAGAAACCCGGAATCTGGAAACTCCACGTTAAAATGGATGAAGAGCCTGCCCTTGATGAATGGCCTCTGGTACTGTGGCATACCTTCATCATTCACTGCCTTGTATGAATCTGTAGCGTCAATCAGTCCATGAGCAATTTTGGACTATACAAAAATGTATAAAAAGATGAAAGAATGTCTGCCTAGTTTCTTACCAGGCTTGATGACTTCGCCCGGGTTAGATTTTATCAGAAGCTGCCTTCCATCGAGGTGAGTTAGTGCAAACTGAAATCCACAAAGAGCCTCACTTAAAGTGAGAGTGTGTTCCACATAGAGATCATCAAACTTCCGCTTGAACTTGGGGTGCTCCTTTAGTTGCAGTACAAATACAATGTTACCTGTAATGGTGTCCGGCTACAAACAAGACAATAGGATAATTAACAGATAATCAAGAAAATACACGTCCCTTGACTTCGAAATCCTCTTACAGATATTGCTAGTCTAACTGTTATATAGTAAATAAGTCCGGTTATTGTATTATTTTAAGTTCAAAAACTACACAGCCACACACATTCATTATTTTAAGAAGTCAGCATGCTATGTCAACTGTACTTGAGGTACTTTCCTAGATTTATCATTCTTGATTTGCTTATCAAGTATTCTCTTTAGAAAGAAGGCACTGACAAGTACTTTCTTTATTTAAGAAGAGACGGGTTAAAGGCCACCGACAAAGACAGATGAATTGTTGTTTCAAGTCTTTCTGACATACCAAATTAATGATATGTGAAGACAAGTTTTATAATAAGATATAACATAAAACTAGTACTACTAATTTTCAGAATGATTCCAACTTACCGCTTCGTCAGCTTGTCCCTCTAAAACTATCTTCTGACCATGTTGCATCCCTTTCTCAACATCCACTGTCAATACCCTCTTTTCTTGTGTAACCTTGCTCCCTTTGCACTGTGCACATCTATCTTTATCATTGATAACCTCTCCTGTAATAATTCAATGCACAAGTATTTATAAACTATGACCAAAAAATTAAAAGATTACGTATGATCCAAATGTGTTTTATCAACTACCTGAGCCTCTACATTCAGGGCAAACATGCTGCATCTGTTGGATCATGCCTGGTCCAATCTGTCGTGTTGTGACCCTCATACCCGAACCTTGACATCCATAACACTTTCCAGAGTTCCCGCTCTTTGACCCTTTCCTGATTTACAAGAAAAGCATACAAATCCATTAAACAGTAATCAGACTTTGGCAGCACCTACATATAGCTAGACATGAGGAACTGAGCATAGTCGTCGTTAGTATAGGTTAAACAGACTCTATAACTATCAATGCAAGTACACAAGGCCATGGACAAACTGATATAGTACATTTTGCATGTCAAGCATATAAGTTCATTATTCTCATGAGAAAGTTGTTAAACTGGAAATGAGACGTTATTAATAAGATTTAAACAATATTTCAGAAATAAATTAAGACTACTTGAGTGGACCATTAATGCTAACAGCATAGGACTAGTAAAGGTATGGGAATAATTAAGTTTATTACGAAACTAATGTATTAATTAAGCATGGTTACAAAACTAAAGATTGACATACTTCCTTAAGGTTACTATATAAGCTGAGATGTAAACATACCCTTTGCATTTGGCGCATAAAATATTTCTAGTAAGGGACAGTTTCTTTATCGTGCCATTATACACATCCTCCATTGAAACCTTCAAGGTTTGCACAACATCTTCACCTTGCTTCTTTCTGCCCCTTGAACTGCCTCCACCTGCAAGTTACATCTCAGCTTGTGTTATGATTCTTGGAAGTAACAACAAACAAATGCGACAAGTTGCTTCAGAATACAAATATAAATTGGTCCCGAACATGTCTAAAATGTCTTGCTGAAGATAATATCATAAGGACACTTTGAGAAACTAAAGTGCTTAAAACAAACTATTTGGTAGATTAAAATCCCAATTATATAGGAGTTGAACTGTAAAAATAACACAACTCTTGTGTGATAGAGCAAGTCCAATGTAATGCTATAAGTGGCGCCATTTCTATAATTTGAAACCAAATGTTAAAAACTTCGACTCCAAAGAGGTTCTATTCTTGGATACAAATATGCATAAATGCATCCTTGGTTCTAAATTTGAAACCAAGGATGCATTTATGCATCCATGCCACATCATCAAGTAACCACAAATGGCATGCTTAGTGGTGAACTTTATATAGAATTTAGGAGAGACAAAAATTAGTTAAATTGGGAATTTTTTGAATGCAAAACGCAACTAGAATTGGAGTTGAAGTTCTATTTTAGCACCAAAAAACACTTGTTGGTGCCAAATTATAGTAATAACTATAGCTATTttgcattggacttgctcttataTATGATACTTGCAGTTCAAAATATAGACAAAGAGTGAGATAAATTGTTGCATAGGCTAGTTCCGCAATTGTTAGTGCAATGTCAAGAAATTAACTAAATGACAAATTTAACAGTTTTGAGCAAGTAATTCAGTAAAAATTAAGAAAATCATCCTCACCCCCAAAGCCTCCACCACCAAAGAATGATTCAAATATATCGAATGGATTATGACCAGGACCACCTCCGCCTCCCATCCCCTCTTTAAGAGCATCTTCACCATATTCATCATAAACCTCTCTCTTCTCTGGGTCGCTAAGAACTTCATAAGCTTGAGCCAATTCCTTGAACTGTGCCAACATAGCAGTACAAATGCTTTAACTTAAAAAGCAtttaaatgaaaaattaaaataaaatgcATCTCATCAGGTCTACAATTGTATTAGCATAATTATGAGACCACTTCAACCTGAACCTAAATACTGTTACTAGATATCCAACAGTCAAACAAAATGATGAAATAAACATCTTTCAGCATAAAAACATAACATGACCTCACCTTCTCAGGGTCTCCACCTTTATCAGGATGATTTTTTATGGCAGCTTTTCTATATGCCTTTTTAAGTTCATCTTGACTTGCACTTTTTGGAACACCAAGAACTTCATAATACTTGGTGTTATCACTCTTCTTTGGAGCACGACCAAACATTTTGAAATATAATTTGTGTAGTGCTGCAGAGAATTTCAGATTCGAGCAATTTCTCAAGTTAGAAAACAGTTTAaagtgtgtgtgtgagagagagagagagagagacgtaTAAATGAAGATAATAAAAAACAACTGCGGAACTTATATATTGGATTACCTATCTATAATGTTAACACATGCAAAGAGcatttttttgttttataaaaaatTTACTTGTGCCGGGTTGAATAATAATCCATCGCATCAAGTTTGAAGGGGAGGGGTAAATTTGAGAATTTTTGGTAATCATGTAACAGCAAGTAGTTTATGAACTATTTCAACCCATGTTTTGTAAATTTATCCTCGGAGTCGAGAAATCTTCTAAAAAGAGACGGGCAATAATCCCAGCTCGGACACTATTATTATGTGCTTAGGTTCTTCTAACCGCCATGATGCCTCTTTGCTGCCTAGTGAGACTAGTGAGATACTAACACGTACTAAAACACTGCCAATGAAAAAAAAGAGGTATATTTCCTACATACATGTAAATGCTTTTCATTACGTGCACAAATAAGCCAAAATTCTGGAAATTTGCAAACATGAGTACCCAATCGACCTATCTACACAAGTAGCATTAAGAGAATAACGAAACTAAAGGCAAATACTTGACCTAGAGAATCCAGAGCCCAGCATCCTACCTATTCTACCTACCTACTACCAAAACACATATTTAAACGGTAACTTGTCTACCATAACTAGTTCCCAATGATCTACTATGTCAGCCTTTTAAAAGAACACACGCAGAGATATGCAACAGGGAGCTACATTGCTTTTCAAATATTAATAAGAAAAATCATCAGCTTCTAAAAAAAACAACTCTATTTCTGATTCTACGAGACCAATACAAAAAGTAAGCAAACAATTCATGAGGTACCCAATCTGCATTCACAAGTCTAGAACTAACCAACATTAGAAAGATTGCatcttttttttttgctaagcCAAAGATTGCATCTTTAATCAATTAAGCTCAAATCTGGTCATTATAGAAACTCGAAACCCTCAACAACCAACAAAATCTAAGCTCAATTGACCAACAGTTAACTGCAAATCCTCAATCAAACAAAACCCATCTAACCATTCAAATATCATAAAATTTACACAATTACAACAACCCATTAAGATTCGAGATTAAAAATCCAAACTTTATGAAAATAAAAGAAGCCCATTAGCTAAAATCATCAATTACATACAAAAAGAACATAAAGATACAAGATGAAGAACATGGGTATGTGTGTTTATTAAAATCAAAAACTAAAACAGTGCTAATTTAGAGTAAAAATCATACCTTTAAGAAGAAGAAAACAAAGCGGctacagagagagagagagagagagagagactttGTGTTATAAATTTGTAAATCTCTCCAATTCTCTGCTGCTGCCCTAAAAAAGCTGAGAGAGTTGGGGTAGATTAGTATACAAGTCAAGTCTTGTGCTGGGTTATAGTGTGTTCTGGTGGTGATTTAATTAGGTGACAGTTTGGGGTGTGTGAGAGAGTTGGCCAATCAGGGCTGATGTCATTTACAAGTTGTTATTAGAATGGATGCATGTCTAATGTCTCTCGTATTTTATTCATTTCGATGTTCTCTCCTTGTTATCGCATTAATACggaatttttataaattaacaaattggaatttcaaaatatttatatttctagattataattaaaatattagaattaaataaattaataaatattagaGAAAAGAGTTCACATGCCCATGAAATATAGAAAATTAAATAGAAAAAGCCCACAATATTAGTTTTACGACTGTAAAGCGAGTTGGGTAACTCGCGAACTCGCCCGACTCGAACTCGTTTAAGTGGGTTCGACTAATCTCGTTTAGTAAAATGAGCCGAGTTCGGGTAGAGATTTCGGCTGGTTTTATTGAACAAACATACTCGACTCATGAAATTAAGTGAGCCGAGTTTGGGTATAGGTTTAGACTCAATTAAGTGTAAAATTAAACGAGTCGGACTCATTTTGGCTCATTTTGACTCGAttcgactcgtgaaattaaatCAAGTCGAGTTTGGGTAGAAGTTTAGACTCGATTAGTTAACTAAGCCGGTTCGGCTCGACTCAATTAACCTCGGCTCAAATTACACCCAGCTCGAAACTTAGCGCGCTCGGTCTGGATTATATCAGTAATTGGTTTATATAAAACCCTAGAATCATTTGAATAATTAAGAATCAGAAAGAGGGAAATTGATAGACGGAGAAGGAccgaaaataaaaaataatatgaTGAGAAGATGCTCATAATCTTTCCCATTAAGTTTTTCATCAAATTAACCCGGGTTTCGATTATACCAAGTCTAAATTTCATAAGAATTTTGTTGTTTAATTATACAACATCCCTCAATTACTAGTGCAATCCTACtcccattctctaaaatttcacAACATGCTCGTTAAATTCTTTGTTGAATGTAAATATAATCAGACAAACAGCTGATTTCATCACTCAATGTCAAGTTTTAACAAGAAGATCTTCCATCAACATGTATGTGATCTTGGTTATTACTAAATACATTTTATAATATACATTACATTGTGCCTGTGCATAAGGATGATATTCTATGACAATGGTAAAACCTATGGCTCAATTTAGGCGAACATCAGAAAGCTGACATCATTTAATTGTGTATGTCCAAAAAAACTGATCTTTCAAACAATGTTCAGTAACCAAACtttatattttctgaattttCAGGATAGAGGTTCAATGCTGATGTTTGTGGCGGGGTTCATGACTTTTATGGCCATGGGTTGATTCCCTTTCTTTTTAGAGGATATAAAGGTGTGCATCGAATATCATGAAAATACAATAAATCTACAATTATCGGCTGATCTTCATTTTCTAAAGATTA is a window from the Apium graveolens cultivar Ventura chromosome 1, ASM990537v1, whole genome shotgun sequence genome containing:
- the LOC141660463 gene encoding uncharacterized protein LOC141660463 isoform X1, which codes for MDGDDINSGESEPLLANNDPVSNNRPVQQVFTSVPSLNDAASLFAGTTSYLTQCFPDFTADAGSIGSDGLELSTFSSGNISGSVVRNDVTTSESLSAVSVSSDIATDAPLIHDGISRDLAQESSENTSLIVQPAPSGNSMFQSLIDRVQRTVRGSADDIGWLKRAPEMPPVVHGTERFMEILDEIRHGVHRLPNSMIYLLVPGLFSNHGPLYFVSTKTSFSKIGLTCHIAKIHSEASVETNAREIKDYIEELYWGSGKRVVLLGHSKGGVDAAAALSMYWNDLKDKVAGLALAQSPYGGSPIASDILREGQLGDYVNMRKVMELLICNVIKGDMQALEDLTYDKRKSFLRKYHLPRELPVVSFHTEASISPAVLATLSRVAHAELPMLAPLSAGQAATLPVVMPLGAVMAACAQILQMRYSEKSDGLVTCRDAEVPGSVVVRPKRKLDHAWMVYSSLNDDVAEANASQVCEALLGLLVEIGEKKRKEFSKKVE
- the LOC141660463 gene encoding uncharacterized protein LOC141660463 isoform X2; the encoded protein is MDGDDINSGESEPLLANNDPVSNNRPVQQVFTSVPSLNDAASLFAGTTSYLTQCFPDFTDAGSIGSDGLELSTFSSGNISGSVVRNDVTTSESLSAVSVSSDIATDAPLIHDGISRDLAQESSENTSLIVQPAPSGNSMFQSLIDRVQRTVRGSADDIGWLKRAPEMPPVVHGTERFMEILDEIRHGVHRLPNSMIYLLVPGLFSNHGPLYFVSTKTSFSKIGLTCHIAKIHSEASVETNAREIKDYIEELYWGSGKRVVLLGHSKGGVDAAAALSMYWNDLKDKVAGLALAQSPYGGSPIASDILREGQLGDYVNMRKVMELLICNVIKGDMQALEDLTYDKRKSFLRKYHLPRELPVVSFHTEASISPAVLATLSRVAHAELPMLAPLSAGQAATLPVVMPLGAVMAACAQILQMRYSEKSDGLVTCRDAEVPGSVVVRPKRKLDHAWMVYSSLNDDVAEANASQVCEALLGLLVEIGEKKRKEFSKKVE
- the LOC141660475 gene encoding dnaJ protein homolog, translating into MFGRAPKKSDNTKYYEVLGVPKSASQDELKKAYRKAAIKNHPDKGGDPEKFKELAQAYEVLSDPEKREVYDEYGEDALKEGMGGGGGPGHNPFDIFESFFGGGGFGGGGSSRGRKKQGEDVVQTLKVSMEDVYNGTIKKLSLTRNILCAKCKGKGSKSGNSGKCYGCQGSGMRVTTRQIGPGMIQQMQHVCPECRGSGEVINDKDRCAQCKGSKVTQEKRVLTVDVEKGMQHGQKIVLEGQADEAPDTITGNIVFVLQLKEHPKFKRKFDDLYVEHTLTLSEALCGFQFALTHLDGRQLLIKSNPGEVIKPDSYKAVNDEGMPQYQRPFIKGRLFIHFNVEFPDSGFLSPEKCKSLETVLPVKPTKHSSDIDMEDCEETTMHDVNMEEELRRKEHQRKQEAYDEDDEDEAGGMPRVACNQQ